From Panicum hallii strain FIL2 chromosome 2, PHallii_v3.1, whole genome shotgun sequence, a single genomic window includes:
- the LOC112882024 gene encoding cyclin-D2-1-like isoform X1 gives MPDDAAYLLCAEDATAAFFGAAAAAGSACTGADDDDDDADGSCCSAGEEESAASIAELIGGEADYSPRPDYPDRLRSRAIDPAARAESVAWILKVQEYYGFLPLTAYLAVNYMDRFLSLHRLPQEDGWAMQLLAVTCLSLAAKMEETLVPSLLDLQVEGISRYVFEPGTIGRMELLVLTALNWRLRSVTPFTFIDFFAYKVDPGGTHTRCLIARATQVILAAMHDIEFLDHCPSSMAAAAVLCATGETPSLESVSPGTAVRWCIGLGEEAISSCYRLMQQLVIGNVQTRAASTTASAANLCCSHEVLSSHSSSSSSAPPAKRRKRSPPGI, from the exons ATGCCAGACGACGCTGCTTACCTCCTCTGCGCCGAGgacgccaccgccgccttctTCGGCgcagcggccgccgccggcagcgcCTGCACCGgggccgacgacgacgacgacgacgccgacGGGAGCTGCTGCTCCGCAGGCGAGGAGGAGTCGGCGGCCTCCATCGCCGAGCTCATCGGCGGCGAGGCCGACTACTCGCCGAGGCCGGACTACCCCGACCGGCTCCGGTCGCGGGCCATCGACCCGGCCGCCCGGGCCGAGTCGGTTGCATGGATTCTCAAG GTGCAAGAGTACTATGGATTCCTTCCCTTGACAGCCTACCTCGCCGTCAACTACATGGACCGGTTCCTCTCCCTCCACCGTCTGCCG CAGGAGGACGGGTGGGCGATGCAGCTGCTGGCCGTGACCTGCCTCTCCCTGGCCGCCAAGATGGAGGAGACCCTCGTGCCCTCCCTCCTGGACCTACAG GTCGAGGGCATCAGCAGATACGTGTTCGAGCCCGGGACGATCGGCCGGATGGAGCTGCTCGTCCTGACCGCGCTGAATTGGCGGCTCCGGTCGGTTACGCCCTTCACCTTCATCGACTTCTTCGCCTACAAGGTCGATCCAGGAGGGACGCACACGAGGTGCCTCATTGCCCGGGCCACACAGGTCATTCTAGCTGCAATGCATG ATATCGAGTTCTTGGACCACTGCCCATCGTCAATGGCCGCAGCGGCCGTGCTCTGCGCCACCGGCGAGACTCCGTCGCTGGAGTCCGTCAGCCCCGGGACCGCCGTCCGCTGGTGCATTGGCCTCGGAGAG GAAGCGATCAGCAGCTGCTACAGACTGATGCAGCAGCTCGTGATCGGCAATGTTCAGACAAGAGCGGCCAGCACCACAGCATCAGCAGCGAACCTGTGCTGCTCACACGAGGTCCTGTCCTCGCActcctcgtcctcctcatcGGCTCCCCCGGCTAAGAGGAGGAAGAGGTCGCCGCCGGGCATTTGA
- the LOC112882024 gene encoding cyclin-D2-1-like isoform X2 gives MPDDAAYLLCAEDATAAFFGAAAAAGSACTGADDDDDDADGSCCSAGEEESAASIAELIGGEADYSPRPDYPDRLRSRAIDPAARAESVAWILKVQEYYGFLPLTAYLAVNYMDRFLSLHRLPEDGWAMQLLAVTCLSLAAKMEETLVPSLLDLQVEGISRYVFEPGTIGRMELLVLTALNWRLRSVTPFTFIDFFAYKVDPGGTHTRCLIARATQVILAAMHDIEFLDHCPSSMAAAAVLCATGETPSLESVSPGTAVRWCIGLGEEAISSCYRLMQQLVIGNVQTRAASTTASAANLCCSHEVLSSHSSSSSSAPPAKRRKRSPPGI, from the exons ATGCCAGACGACGCTGCTTACCTCCTCTGCGCCGAGgacgccaccgccgccttctTCGGCgcagcggccgccgccggcagcgcCTGCACCGgggccgacgacgacgacgacgacgccgacGGGAGCTGCTGCTCCGCAGGCGAGGAGGAGTCGGCGGCCTCCATCGCCGAGCTCATCGGCGGCGAGGCCGACTACTCGCCGAGGCCGGACTACCCCGACCGGCTCCGGTCGCGGGCCATCGACCCGGCCGCCCGGGCCGAGTCGGTTGCATGGATTCTCAAG GTGCAAGAGTACTATGGATTCCTTCCCTTGACAGCCTACCTCGCCGTCAACTACATGGACCGGTTCCTCTCCCTCCACCGTCTGCCG GAGGACGGGTGGGCGATGCAGCTGCTGGCCGTGACCTGCCTCTCCCTGGCCGCCAAGATGGAGGAGACCCTCGTGCCCTCCCTCCTGGACCTACAG GTCGAGGGCATCAGCAGATACGTGTTCGAGCCCGGGACGATCGGCCGGATGGAGCTGCTCGTCCTGACCGCGCTGAATTGGCGGCTCCGGTCGGTTACGCCCTTCACCTTCATCGACTTCTTCGCCTACAAGGTCGATCCAGGAGGGACGCACACGAGGTGCCTCATTGCCCGGGCCACACAGGTCATTCTAGCTGCAATGCATG ATATCGAGTTCTTGGACCACTGCCCATCGTCAATGGCCGCAGCGGCCGTGCTCTGCGCCACCGGCGAGACTCCGTCGCTGGAGTCCGTCAGCCCCGGGACCGCCGTCCGCTGGTGCATTGGCCTCGGAGAG GAAGCGATCAGCAGCTGCTACAGACTGATGCAGCAGCTCGTGATCGGCAATGTTCAGACAAGAGCGGCCAGCACCACAGCATCAGCAGCGAACCTGTGCTGCTCACACGAGGTCCTGTCCTCGCActcctcgtcctcctcatcGGCTCCCCCGGCTAAGAGGAGGAAGAGGTCGCCGCCGGGCATTTGA